In one window of Synchiropus splendidus isolate RoL2022-P1 chromosome 15, RoL_Sspl_1.0, whole genome shotgun sequence DNA:
- the LOC128746507 gene encoding zinc finger and SCAN domain-containing protein 21-like, with protein MQSLRVFLNERLTAAAEEILGAVEKTIAMYHEEICRSKDLEIGRLRMQLKLLEEEPREDSDSVDHHLLEQHQLSPPPPPELHHPSSPVLHQQPSGSDPEESQHCEDDCQLLEPPQVKEERQGGEDSFWIDQDPEPMQDLDPNIKEMISSSPPAPTPDTNEPPVPFILYQTFDTEEGRDKPYTCSVCEKRFNNCSHLVAHIRTHTGERPYRCEICSKTFVTTSGLNRHQTIHTEGKHFVCNYCGKSFKWMESLGRHVRSVHRKDNMPVAVN; from the exons ATGCAGTCGTTGCGGGTTTTTCTGAACGAGAGACTGACCGCAGCTGCTGAGGAGATTCTCGGGGCTGTTGAGAAGACGATAGCGATGTACCACGAAGAGATTTGCCGGTCGAAGGATCTGGAAATCGGTCGACTTCGAATGCAGCTCAAGCTTCTGGAGGAGG AACCGAGAGAAGACAGTGACAGTGTTGATCATCACCTCCTGGAGCAACATcagctttctcctcctcctccccctgagCTGCATCACCCTTCGTCTCCTGTCCTTCACCAGCAACCATCTGGTTCCGATCCCGAGGAGTCTCAGCACTGTGAGGATGACTGCCAGCTTCTGGAACCTCCTCAGGTGAAAGAGGAGCGGCAGGGAGGTGAGGATAGCTTCTGGATAGACCAAGACCCCGAGCCGATGCAAGACCTCGATCCCAACATCAAGGAGATGATCTCGTCGTCACCCCCTGCTCCCACCCCGGACACGAACGAGCCGCCCGTACCTTTCATACTCTACCAGACCTTCGACACGGAGGAGGGCCGGGACAAACCGTACACCTGCTCCGTCTGCGAAAAGCGCTTCAACAACTGCTCCCATCTGGTGGCGCATATCCGGACACACACAGGCGAGCGGCCCTACCGATGCGAGATATGCAGCAAGACCTTTGTCACCACCAGTGGCCTGAACAGGCACCAGACGATACACACCGAGGGGAAACACTTTGTATGCAACTATTGCGGGAAGTCCTTCAAATGGATGGAGTCTCTCGGGCGACACGTTCGGAGCGTTCACCGGAAAGACAACATGCCTGTCGCGGTGAATTAG
- the tpi1b gene encoding triosephosphate isomerase B: protein MSRKFFVGGNWKMNGDKKSLGELIQTMNAASVDPNVEVVCGAPSIYLDYARAHLDPKFGVAAQNCYKVPKGAFTGEISPAMIKDCNVSWVILGHSERRHVFGESDELIGQKTAHALESGLGVIACIGEKLDEREGGITEQVVYAQTKVIADNVKDWSKVVLAYEPVWAIGTGKTASPQQAQEVHEKLRAWLKKNVSEAVANSVRIIYGGSVTGGTCKELASQNDVDGFLVGGASLKPEFIDIINAKA, encoded by the exons ATGAGCAGGAAGTTTTTCGTCGGCGGAAACTGGAAGATGAACGGCGATAAGAAAAGCCTGGGGGAACTGATCCAGACCATGAATGCAGCCAGTGTGGATCCCAATGTCG AGGTCGTATGTGGTGCCCCCTCCATCTACTTGGACTATGCACGAGCCCACCTCGACCCCAAGTTCGGGGTTGCAGCTCAGAACTGCTACAAAGTTCCAAAGGGAGCCTTCACTGGGGAGatcag CCCTGCGATGATCAAGGACTGCAACGTGAGCTGGGTGATCTTGGGACACTCGGAGAGACGCCACGTCTTCGGCGAGAGCGACGAG CTCATCGGCCAGAAGACGGCTCATGCCCTGGAGAGCGGTCTCGGTGTGATCGCCTGCATTGGCGAGAAGCTGGACGAGCGTGAGGGCGGCATCACCGAGCAGGTTGTCTACGCTCAGACCAAAGTCATCGCAG ACAATGTAAAGGACTGGAGCAAAGTGGTTCTGGCCTACGAGCCTGTCTGGGCCATCGGCACCGGCAAGACCGCCTCCCCGCAGCAG GCTCAGGAGGTTCATGAGAAGCTGAGGGCGTGGCTGAAGAAAAACGTGTCCGAGGCCGTTGCCAACTCAGTCAGGATCATCTACGGAG GGTCTGTGACCGGCGGCACCTGCAAAGAGCTCGCCTCTCAGAACGACGTGGATGGCTTCCTGGTGGGTGGAGCCTCGCTCAAACCCGAGTTCATTGACATCATCAACGCCAAGGCATAA
- the lpcat3 gene encoding lysophospholipid acyltransferase 5 isoform X1 encodes MAAPLLEKLSESLGSPEPAVRLILSILIAYPCALVYRRFLFYQPAPVIHLFHTLSGLALATFNFAGSQIYHSAVCILVQFLMLRLMGRTVTAVLSSFIFQMVYLLAGYYYTATGEYDIKWTMPHCVLTLKLIGLSLDYFDGAKEPSQLSPEQKDSAVHTVPSFLEVCGFSYFYGGFLVGPQFTLRSYQRLVARELTDRPGQPPNSMVPAMKRFALGFVCLVLFATFSPSFPDSYMLTEEYKAQPFWYRCVFILLWVKIILYKYVSCWVIAEGACILSGLGYNGAEDGKPKWNACANMKVWLFETTPLFSGTILSFNINTNAWAARHVFKRLRFLGNKTLSHVATLMFLSIWHGLHSGYFMCFSMEFIIVIVERQAQSLVKDSPALTKLANSPLYPFIYVVQQLIHWFFMGYSLVPFCLFTYDKWLQVYSSVYFCGHVFFLLAFLAMPYLRRMLVPRQERSQKKQE; translated from the exons ATGGCGGCTCCCTTACTGGAGAAGCTGTCGGAGTCTTTAGGATCTCCCGAACCCGCGGTTCGACTCATTTTATCCATTTTAATCG CGTATCCTTGTGCTCTGGTGTATCGCCGTTTCCTGTTTTATCAGCCTGCACCCGTCATCCACTTGTTCCACACGCTGTCTGGACTGGCTCTGGCCACATTTAACTTTG CAGGATCTCAGATCTATCACTCGGCAGTATGCATCCTGGTTCAGTTCCTGATGCTGAGGCTCATGGGAAGGACGGTAACAGCTGTCCTGAGCAGCTTCATCTTCCAAATG GTCTACCTGCTGGCAGGTTACTACTACACTGCCACAGGGGAGTACGACATCAAGTGGACGATGCCTCACTGCGTTCTGACACTAAAGCTCATAG GTTTGTCGTTGGACTACTTTGATGGCGCCAAGGAGCCG TCACAGCTGAGCCCTGAACAGAAGGACTCCGCCGTGCACACTGTGCCCTCCTTCCTGGAGGTCTGCGGTTTCTCTTACTTCTATGGCGGCTTCCTGGTGGGGCCCCAGTTTACGCTACGCAGCTACCAGAGGCTGGTGGCCCGGGAGCTCACGGACCGCCCAGGACAGCCTCCGAACAG TATGGTTCCAGCCATGAAGAGGTTCGCCCTGGGCTTCGTCTGCCTCGTGCTGTTTGCCACATTCAGCCCCTCATTCCCAGACAGCTACATGCTGACAGAAGAGTACAAG GCCCAGCCCTTCTGGTACCGCTGCGTGTTCATTCTGCTGTGGGTCAAAATCATCCTCTACAAGTACGTCAGCTGCTGGGTGATCGCG GAAGGCGCGTGTATCCTCTCAGGCCTGGGCTACAACGGCGCGGAGGACGGGAAGCCCAAGTGGAACGCCTGCGCCAACATGAAGGTGTGGCTGTTTGAGACCACGCCGCTCTTCTCAGGAACCATCTTGTCCTTCAACATCAACACCAACGCGTGGGCTGCCAG GCATGTCTTCAAGCGCCTGAGGTTCCTGGGCAACAAGACTCTGTCGCACGTCGCCACGCTGATGTTCCTATCGATATGGCACGGGCTCCACTCGGGATACTTCATGTGCTTCTCCATGGAGTTTATCATCGTCATCGTGGAGAGACAG GCCCAGAGTCTGGTGAAGGACAGCCCAGCCTTGACCAAACTGGCCAACAGCCCCCTCTACCCATTCATCTATGTAGTGCAGCAGCTGATCCACTGGTTCTTCATGGGCTACTCCCTGGTGCCCTTCTGCCTCTTCACCTACGACAAATGGCTGCAG GTCTACTCCTCGGTCTACTTCTGCGGCCACGTCTTCTTCCTGCTGGCGTTCCTCGCCATGCCGTACCTGCGACGGATGCTGGTGCCAAGACAGGAGCGGAGCCAGAAAAAGCAGGAGTAA
- the lpcat3 gene encoding lysophospholipid acyltransferase 5 isoform X2 yields the protein MAAPLLEKLSESLGSPEPAVRLILSILIAYPCALVYRRFLFYQPAPVIHLFHTLSGLALATFNFGSQIYHSAVCILVQFLMLRLMGRTVTAVLSSFIFQMVYLLAGYYYTATGEYDIKWTMPHCVLTLKLIGLSLDYFDGAKEPSQLSPEQKDSAVHTVPSFLEVCGFSYFYGGFLVGPQFTLRSYQRLVARELTDRPGQPPNSMVPAMKRFALGFVCLVLFATFSPSFPDSYMLTEEYKAQPFWYRCVFILLWVKIILYKYVSCWVIAEGACILSGLGYNGAEDGKPKWNACANMKVWLFETTPLFSGTILSFNINTNAWAARHVFKRLRFLGNKTLSHVATLMFLSIWHGLHSGYFMCFSMEFIIVIVERQAQSLVKDSPALTKLANSPLYPFIYVVQQLIHWFFMGYSLVPFCLFTYDKWLQVYSSVYFCGHVFFLLAFLAMPYLRRMLVPRQERSQKKQE from the exons ATGGCGGCTCCCTTACTGGAGAAGCTGTCGGAGTCTTTAGGATCTCCCGAACCCGCGGTTCGACTCATTTTATCCATTTTAATCG CGTATCCTTGTGCTCTGGTGTATCGCCGTTTCCTGTTTTATCAGCCTGCACCCGTCATCCACTTGTTCCACACGCTGTCTGGACTGGCTCTGGCCACATTTAACTTTG GATCTCAGATCTATCACTCGGCAGTATGCATCCTGGTTCAGTTCCTGATGCTGAGGCTCATGGGAAGGACGGTAACAGCTGTCCTGAGCAGCTTCATCTTCCAAATG GTCTACCTGCTGGCAGGTTACTACTACACTGCCACAGGGGAGTACGACATCAAGTGGACGATGCCTCACTGCGTTCTGACACTAAAGCTCATAG GTTTGTCGTTGGACTACTTTGATGGCGCCAAGGAGCCG TCACAGCTGAGCCCTGAACAGAAGGACTCCGCCGTGCACACTGTGCCCTCCTTCCTGGAGGTCTGCGGTTTCTCTTACTTCTATGGCGGCTTCCTGGTGGGGCCCCAGTTTACGCTACGCAGCTACCAGAGGCTGGTGGCCCGGGAGCTCACGGACCGCCCAGGACAGCCTCCGAACAG TATGGTTCCAGCCATGAAGAGGTTCGCCCTGGGCTTCGTCTGCCTCGTGCTGTTTGCCACATTCAGCCCCTCATTCCCAGACAGCTACATGCTGACAGAAGAGTACAAG GCCCAGCCCTTCTGGTACCGCTGCGTGTTCATTCTGCTGTGGGTCAAAATCATCCTCTACAAGTACGTCAGCTGCTGGGTGATCGCG GAAGGCGCGTGTATCCTCTCAGGCCTGGGCTACAACGGCGCGGAGGACGGGAAGCCCAAGTGGAACGCCTGCGCCAACATGAAGGTGTGGCTGTTTGAGACCACGCCGCTCTTCTCAGGAACCATCTTGTCCTTCAACATCAACACCAACGCGTGGGCTGCCAG GCATGTCTTCAAGCGCCTGAGGTTCCTGGGCAACAAGACTCTGTCGCACGTCGCCACGCTGATGTTCCTATCGATATGGCACGGGCTCCACTCGGGATACTTCATGTGCTTCTCCATGGAGTTTATCATCGTCATCGTGGAGAGACAG GCCCAGAGTCTGGTGAAGGACAGCCCAGCCTTGACCAAACTGGCCAACAGCCCCCTCTACCCATTCATCTATGTAGTGCAGCAGCTGATCCACTGGTTCTTCATGGGCTACTCCCTGGTGCCCTTCTGCCTCTTCACCTACGACAAATGGCTGCAG GTCTACTCCTCGGTCTACTTCTGCGGCCACGTCTTCTTCCTGCTGGCGTTCCTCGCCATGCCGTACCTGCGACGGATGCTGGTGCCAAGACAGGAGCGGAGCCAGAAAAAGCAGGAGTAA